Proteins from one Leptospira bourretii genomic window:
- a CDS encoding RidA family protein, translated as MPIQDHLKELGLEIPPVPAALAAYIPSKRSGNLIFTSGQLPLVGGKLRKTGKVGKDLSIEEAKEEAKQCVLNALAATLLHIDSLDKIKSIVKLGVFVAGTPEFTEQHLVANGASELLATIFGEKGKHARFAIGVSSLPLDAAVELEMVAEVE; from the coding sequence ATGCCTATCCAAGACCACCTGAAAGAACTCGGTTTAGAAATTCCCCCTGTTCCAGCGGCCCTCGCTGCCTATATCCCTTCCAAAAGGTCGGGAAACCTGATTTTTACCTCCGGACAACTTCCGCTCGTGGGAGGAAAACTACGAAAAACGGGAAAGGTTGGAAAAGACCTAAGCATCGAGGAAGCCAAAGAAGAAGCCAAACAATGTGTTTTGAATGCTTTAGCGGCAACTCTACTTCATATAGATTCTTTAGACAAAATCAAATCCATAGTAAAACTTGGAGTTTTTGTTGCGGGAACACCTGAATTCACCGAACAACACTTAGTCGCCAATGGTGCCTCAGAACTTCTTGCAACCATTTTTGGTGAAAAGGGTAAACATGCTAGGTTTGCGATTGGAGTAAGTTCTCTTCCGCTTGATGCTGCTGTAGAATTGGAAATGGTTGCTGAAGTAGAATGA
- the clpS gene encoding ATP-dependent Clp protease adapter ClpS, with protein MSDPKRKSYTDMNVELLEREKQKKKLKKPDRYKVILINDDYTPQEFVVYVLANVFRKSMEESRQIMWKAHTSGSAVCGVYSLDIARTKVAEVHKLADDAGHPLQCQLAKEEDE; from the coding sequence GTGTCAGATCCAAAACGCAAATCTTATACCGATATGAACGTGGAACTTCTCGAAAGAGAAAAACAGAAAAAGAAATTAAAAAAACCTGACCGGTATAAAGTGATTCTCATTAACGATGACTACACCCCGCAGGAATTTGTGGTCTATGTACTTGCCAATGTCTTTCGGAAATCTATGGAAGAATCTCGTCAAATAATGTGGAAGGCTCATACTTCTGGGTCGGCCGTTTGTGGGGTGTATTCTTTGGACATCGCAAGAACAAAGGTAGCGGAAGTACATAAACTTGCGGACGACGCAGGGCATCCATTACAATGCCAATTGGCAAAAGAGGAGGACGAATGA
- a CDS encoding DedA family protein yields MNQILALPPGVLWAFFCFSNFLENIFPPWPGDTVTVFSGFLSSSPGSSLSLSSIIWATYLGNLLGALAMYFFGERILQFLKRSKFPFLAALYQEENLHKTLIWFRKHEVIVVLLSRFSAGIRFFVSIVAGMSKMNVIKFVLLYSLAISIWCGLLLSGGSLLGSNWNQIVVMLSYYNQTIGIVLICLFLYFLYQIRKKRNTKLT; encoded by the coding sequence TTGAATCAGATCCTTGCATTGCCCCCTGGTGTACTTTGGGCCTTTTTTTGTTTTTCTAACTTTCTGGAAAATATTTTTCCCCCTTGGCCAGGGGATACGGTCACAGTCTTTTCTGGGTTTTTATCTTCAAGTCCCGGCTCTTCACTTTCCTTATCATCGATCATCTGGGCAACCTACTTGGGAAACCTTCTGGGAGCCCTGGCCATGTATTTTTTTGGGGAAAGGATCTTACAATTTCTAAAACGATCTAAGTTTCCTTTTTTGGCCGCACTTTACCAAGAAGAAAATTTACATAAGACTCTTATTTGGTTTCGAAAACACGAAGTGATTGTTGTCCTCTTGTCGCGTTTTTCGGCAGGGATTCGGTTTTTTGTCTCCATTGTTGCGGGTATGTCCAAAATGAACGTCATTAAATTTGTCCTTCTGTATTCTTTGGCTATTTCGATTTGGTGTGGGCTCTTACTTTCTGGGGGTTCCCTGCTTGGATCTAATTGGAACCAAATCGTTGTTATGTTATCATACTACAATCAAACCATTGGAATAGTTCTCATTTGTTTATTTTTGTACTTTCTATACCAAATTAGGAAGAAAAGAAATACAAAGTTGACATGA
- the hisC gene encoding histidinol-phosphate transaminase, whose amino-acid sequence MKTETKLFSIESLVRKELLTYKPYTPGEQPGLSTTTIKLNTNENPYPPSPKIKEAVDKVLVTGVLRKYPNYHGRKLQELIAKDYHLDPDQILVTNGSDEALRLLFQALIGPGDVVVAPDPTYSFYPVLTEQMMVGATYKAIPLKSDLHFDFESLEKEQGKLLCFAHPNAPTGVEEPKEKLLNLVKNFQGIVLSDEAYIDFTEPNSSLMPEIGNHPNLVVSRTFSKSYALAGLRVGYLVGSLEVISWIRKLKDSYNVGILEQVVAETSYADKEYFLEKRSLVISERKKLKNELESLGFTIPDSSTNFLFCKPKSGVSPESLYLQLKDKNILIRYFSTGISKDYIRITIGTLEENGKLLDTIRTLI is encoded by the coding sequence ATGAAAACAGAGACAAAACTTTTTTCAATCGAGTCCCTGGTTCGTAAGGAACTACTCACTTACAAACCTTATACACCAGGCGAACAACCAGGCCTGAGTACCACAACGATCAAACTCAATACGAACGAAAACCCTTACCCACCTTCTCCCAAAATCAAAGAAGCCGTAGACAAAGTTTTGGTGACGGGTGTTTTACGAAAGTATCCCAACTACCACGGAAGAAAACTTCAGGAACTCATAGCGAAAGACTACCATTTAGACCCAGATCAAATTTTAGTCACCAATGGATCTGATGAAGCCTTACGTTTGTTATTCCAAGCCCTCATTGGCCCAGGAGATGTGGTCGTTGCCCCAGACCCAACCTATTCCTTTTATCCGGTTCTTACCGAACAGATGATGGTGGGAGCTACTTACAAAGCCATTCCCCTTAAATCCGACTTACATTTTGATTTTGAATCCTTGGAAAAGGAACAAGGAAAACTACTTTGTTTTGCTCATCCCAATGCACCTACCGGTGTGGAAGAACCAAAAGAAAAACTCCTTAACTTGGTTAAAAATTTTCAAGGCATTGTTTTATCCGATGAAGCCTATATAGATTTCACAGAGCCGAACTCTAGTTTGATGCCTGAAATAGGAAACCATCCAAATCTAGTAGTTTCTCGTACCTTTTCTAAATCTTATGCTCTTGCTGGACTCCGTGTGGGTTATCTAGTAGGATCTCTTGAAGTGATCTCCTGGATCCGCAAACTCAAAGATTCTTATAATGTAGGAATTTTGGAGCAAGTGGTAGCCGAAACCTCCTATGCAGACAAAGAATACTTTTTGGAAAAACGTTCTCTCGTGATTTCAGAAAGGAAAAAACTAAAAAATGAATTGGAATCTCTTGGATTTACCATCCCCGATTCTTCTACCAATTTTTTGTTTTGCAAACCGAAATCGGGTGTTTCACCAGAGAGTTTGTATTTGCAATTGAAAGATAAAAACATCCTGATCCGATATTTTTCTACAGGGATTTCCAAAGACTATATTCGTATCACCATTGGAACTCTGGAAGAAAATGGGAAACTACTAGATACCATTCGTACGCTCATTTAA
- a CDS encoding SpoIIE family protein phosphatase: MNSWGNIAFDFYTFGSLVGVIFTFYNAQFFLTVKEKSEATYQLGMGTLWLGLFHFGYLINFSFMGPSSAYLRWLVIIGAMAGATYLTSFFLSYPEVYFPRLKKYLFRVMNFVVVTVTGYFVYISLTAGRLFFFSGHYWDFPVPVFYKAYAIIVLIFFVTFSLVAIVQIFKMPRESRFASASILIAFILVTILPGIMNAQSRDGAIGRGLYQTITDLVLVVGLFVANVVYINNTKDKTTIISRIIGISLASFLLVLQLVAYSVIQQSESNYDMVHTARAKNYIAGIDTDQVPSFHYTYDINEKEFVRKKGIEETSVEPASYESEYWNSWALETILSYKQSSDWKEKTSRLFSKLPESSKGYAAEIKRLLSLDQVTSPELLIQELESEKRKILYTRNKLREIPVKNFSEGAISLVFKKDGPLSGFYGAARTVLETDISEEKKFEVLDQMFSPMPNHGDRNYRGRVKFAENNPEYSFYVSYLVVDKEKGLIHEVGYPYLDYREFQEEVTLPWIIGVLSLAVLVIFGYRLFFLIALLRPIEQIIEGLTEVNSGNLEHRLTVHVEDDIGFMARSFNRMVRSIQAARKKLEQYADQLEVKVQERTKELENSLKEVQSLKHQQDGDYFLTSLLLQPFNANNANHDNVQVDFLLEQKKKFTFRQYEKEIGGDLNIANQIFLNNRSYTVFLNADAMGKSMQGAGGALVLGSVFESIITRTQLLSEARNTYPERWIKNTFLELHKIFEGFDGSMLVSLVLGLIDNETGLLYFINAEHPWMVLYRDGIASFIENELMFRKLGTSGVQGNLYIKTFQLEAGDVLLAGSDGRDDLLISHTEDGKRVINEDERLFLRVVESGKGDLDRIYEELRQYGSLTDDLSLLRVSFIEEKERYKIEKEKLKEIQSLLHKAKEASESSDLQEAVSYLEKANSLEENIPEIKKKFIQLYLKLKDYGNAKKMAKDYSLLKPMDTEIMYITAFCARKVADIKTAIDFGERVRLRDPNHVKNLINLGQTYLADKNFSRAENILSSALELDPENPSLQRLLDHIRKKQNKQDVVS, encoded by the coding sequence ATGAACTCTTGGGGAAATATAGCGTTTGATTTTTATACATTCGGCTCGCTCGTCGGTGTTATTTTTACTTTTTACAATGCACAATTTTTTTTGACGGTGAAAGAAAAATCGGAAGCTACCTATCAATTGGGAATGGGTACGCTCTGGCTTGGCCTGTTTCATTTTGGGTATCTCATTAATTTTTCTTTTATGGGTCCTTCGTCCGCTTATCTTCGATGGCTCGTCATCATAGGTGCTATGGCTGGAGCGACATACCTAACCAGCTTTTTTCTAAGTTACCCAGAAGTTTATTTCCCCCGATTAAAAAAATACCTCTTTAGGGTCATGAACTTTGTCGTTGTGACTGTAACTGGTTACTTTGTATATATTAGCCTAACGGCTGGTAGGTTGTTTTTCTTTAGTGGTCATTATTGGGATTTTCCTGTTCCTGTTTTTTACAAAGCATATGCAATCATCGTTCTGATTTTTTTTGTTACTTTTTCTCTCGTTGCCATTGTGCAGATATTCAAAATGCCAAGAGAGTCGAGGTTTGCATCAGCAAGCATTCTCATCGCATTTATCCTTGTGACCATCCTACCAGGAATTATGAATGCACAATCAAGGGATGGAGCCATTGGCCGCGGACTTTACCAAACCATTACGGATTTAGTTTTGGTAGTTGGTTTGTTTGTTGCCAATGTAGTTTATATCAATAATACAAAAGACAAAACTACGATTATCTCGCGAATTATCGGAATTTCTCTCGCATCATTTTTACTTGTGCTACAACTTGTTGCTTATTCTGTCATCCAACAGTCTGAATCAAACTATGATATGGTTCATACGGCAAGAGCCAAAAATTATATTGCAGGGATCGATACGGACCAAGTTCCCAGTTTTCATTATACTTATGATATTAACGAGAAAGAGTTTGTTCGTAAAAAAGGAATCGAAGAAACTTCTGTGGAACCTGCGAGTTACGAATCAGAATATTGGAATTCCTGGGCATTGGAAACCATTCTTTCTTACAAACAAAGTTCTGATTGGAAAGAAAAAACAAGTCGTCTGTTTTCAAAGTTACCAGAGTCAAGCAAAGGTTATGCGGCTGAGATCAAACGACTTTTGTCATTGGACCAAGTGACATCCCCGGAACTTCTCATCCAAGAATTGGAATCTGAAAAACGTAAAATCCTGTACACTAGAAATAAATTAAGAGAAATCCCCGTGAAAAATTTTTCCGAAGGGGCGATTTCATTGGTTTTCAAAAAAGATGGTCCACTTTCCGGTTTTTATGGGGCAGCGCGTACGGTTTTAGAGACGGACATTTCTGAAGAAAAAAAATTCGAAGTCCTTGATCAGATGTTTTCCCCTATGCCGAATCATGGAGACAGAAATTACCGGGGTCGGGTTAAATTTGCCGAAAACAATCCTGAGTATTCGTTTTATGTAAGTTATCTTGTGGTGGATAAAGAGAAAGGACTTATCCATGAAGTGGGTTATCCTTATTTGGATTACCGGGAATTCCAGGAAGAAGTCACACTCCCTTGGATCATTGGTGTTTTGTCTCTTGCGGTGCTCGTCATATTTGGATATAGATTGTTTTTCCTAATTGCACTCTTAAGGCCAATTGAACAAATCATCGAAGGTTTGACAGAGGTAAACTCCGGAAACTTAGAACATCGACTGACAGTTCATGTGGAAGATGACATTGGATTTATGGCAAGATCATTCAACAGAATGGTGCGTTCCATCCAAGCAGCTAGAAAAAAGTTGGAACAATATGCTGACCAATTGGAAGTAAAGGTGCAGGAACGCACTAAGGAGTTGGAGAATTCTTTAAAAGAGGTACAATCTCTCAAACACCAACAGGATGGAGATTATTTTTTAACATCGCTTCTTTTGCAGCCGTTTAATGCAAATAATGCGAATCATGATAATGTCCAGGTTGATTTTTTACTGGAACAAAAGAAAAAATTTACCTTCCGCCAATATGAAAAAGAAATCGGTGGGGATTTGAATATTGCCAATCAGATTTTTTTAAACAATCGTTCCTACACTGTGTTTTTAAATGCTGATGCCATGGGTAAGTCCATGCAGGGTGCCGGAGGTGCGCTTGTTCTTGGTTCTGTTTTTGAATCAATCATTACAAGAACTCAACTTTTAAGTGAGGCTCGCAATACATATCCGGAACGTTGGATCAAAAATACCTTTTTAGAACTTCATAAAATCTTTGAAGGTTTTGACGGTTCCATGCTTGTTTCATTGGTTCTTGGACTCATCGATAATGAAACAGGTCTTTTGTATTTTATTAATGCAGAACATCCTTGGATGGTTTTGTACCGAGATGGAATTGCCAGTTTTATCGAAAACGAACTGATGTTTCGAAAACTCGGAACATCCGGAGTCCAAGGAAATTTATATATCAAAACCTTTCAGTTGGAAGCAGGAGATGTTCTACTGGCTGGATCTGACGGTCGAGATGATCTACTCATCTCACATACCGAAGATGGGAAACGAGTCATCAATGAAGACGAAAGGCTTTTTCTTCGAGTTGTGGAATCGGGAAAAGGAGATTTGGACCGGATTTATGAAGAACTGCGCCAATACGGTAGCCTTACAGACGATTTATCACTTTTAAGAGTTTCTTTTATTGAAGAAAAAGAACGTTATAAAATTGAAAAAGAAAAACTAAAAGAAATTCAATCCTTACTCCACAAAGCAAAAGAAGCGAGTGAATCTTCTGATCTCCAAGAAGCAGTTTCGTATTTAGAAAAAGCCAATTCTTTGGAAGAGAACATTCCTGAAATCAAAAAGAAATTCATCCAACTCTATTTAAAACTCAAAGACTATGGAAACGCCAAAAAAATGGCAAAAGACTATAGTTTGTTAAAACCAATGGATACGGAGATTATGTACATCACTGCATTTTGTGCAAGGAAGGTGGCCGATATCAAAACTGCCATTGATTTTGGGGAAAGGGTTCGCCTTCGTGATCCCAACCATGTCAAAAATTTGATCAATTTAGGGCAGACTTATTTGGCTGATAAAAACTTTTCTCGGGCAGAAAATATCCTTAGTTCTGCTTTGGAATTGGACCCAGAAAATCCGAGTTTGCAGAGGCTTCTTGACCACATTCGGAAAAAACAAAACAAACAAGATGTTGTGAGTTAG
- a CDS encoding GNAT family N-acetyltransferase translates to MNETFEIKISESFRDFTEEEWNLLVPPDSVFQEYEFLSGLENAGCIGNGDWIPVLVSARKEGILKAVLTAYLRSDSYGEYIFDFQWANAFHRAGIPYYPKLTVAVPFTPVTGNRILFSADLSDTEKDSLGSLLLQRLIQFGKEKETSSVHILFCKENEQKLGIQNSFAPRLSHQYHWFNKGFANFEEFLSTLVKDRRKTIRQERRKISESGLVIQTLTGDQITEDHAHIFFTFYQDTHSKKWGQAYLNRKFFLEMHRRFRHRLVLVLASDPSGKPVGGSWNVFRDGFLFGRYWGALEHVPNLHFECCYYRLIDFAIEHKMERVEAGAQGEHKFLRGYEAVPMYSLHHIYNEQGRAAIESYLEREIVMERENISAYNSQSPIKSLREGT, encoded by the coding sequence TTGAATGAAACGTTTGAGATAAAAATTTCCGAAAGTTTTCGGGACTTTACGGAAGAGGAATGGAATCTTTTAGTACCACCAGATTCCGTTTTTCAAGAATACGAATTTCTTTCCGGGTTAGAAAATGCTGGGTGTATCGGAAATGGGGATTGGATCCCAGTCCTTGTTTCTGCCAGAAAAGAGGGAATTTTAAAAGCTGTCCTTACTGCTTACCTTCGCAGTGATTCGTATGGCGAATATATTTTTGATTTCCAATGGGCCAATGCGTTTCACAGAGCAGGAATTCCTTATTACCCAAAATTGACGGTGGCCGTTCCTTTCACACCTGTGACGGGGAATCGAATTTTATTTTCTGCCGATTTAAGCGATACGGAAAAAGATTCTCTTGGATCTTTACTTTTGCAAAGGCTGATTCAATTTGGAAAGGAAAAAGAAACTTCTTCTGTTCATATTTTGTTTTGTAAAGAAAACGAACAGAAGTTAGGCATCCAAAATTCTTTTGCTCCAAGACTTTCTCACCAATACCACTGGTTTAACAAAGGTTTTGCGAATTTTGAAGAGTTTTTATCCACTCTTGTCAAAGATCGTAGAAAAACCATACGCCAAGAACGAAGAAAAATTTCTGAATCGGGTCTGGTAATCCAAACCCTTACCGGTGACCAGATTACCGAGGACCATGCTCATATATTTTTTACGTTTTATCAGGATACACATTCAAAAAAATGGGGCCAAGCCTATTTGAACCGAAAGTTCTTTTTGGAAATGCATCGGAGATTTCGCCATCGTTTGGTTCTTGTTTTGGCAAGCGACCCTTCCGGGAAACCAGTAGGTGGAAGTTGGAATGTGTTTCGAGACGGATTTTTATTTGGTAGGTATTGGGGAGCTTTGGAACATGTTCCCAATTTACACTTTGAATGCTGTTATTACCGATTGATTGATTTTGCAATTGAACATAAAATGGAACGAGTGGAGGCGGGTGCCCAAGGGGAACATAAATTCTTAAGAGGTTACGAAGCGGTTCCCATGTATAGTTTGCACCATATTTATAATGAACAGGGCAGAGCGGCCATTGAATCCTATTTGGAACGAGAGATTGTAATGGAAAGAGAAAATATTTCCGCTTATAATTCACAGTCTCCTATCAAATCGCTTCGGGAGGGAACTTAA
- a CDS encoding Hsp20/alpha crystallin family protein: MLFRILDPQTKANQFWRDFDRLNDELTRSILDSQFGSSSNFPPVNVYTKEDEALVTCLLPGLEPDQIEINVKDNLLSIHGKKKSEELAEGTEVLRREIFNGEFHRTLELPFRVDSEHVLAKFTNGILNIHLPRREEDKPKKVSITLG; this comes from the coding sequence ATGTTGTTCCGAATTCTAGACCCACAAACCAAAGCAAATCAGTTCTGGAGAGATTTTGACAGACTGAACGATGAGTTGACTCGTTCTATTTTAGACAGTCAATTTGGATCTTCGTCCAATTTCCCTCCAGTGAACGTTTATACAAAGGAAGATGAGGCCCTAGTGACTTGTTTACTTCCTGGACTCGAACCAGACCAAATCGAAATCAACGTAAAAGACAATCTTCTTTCGATCCACGGAAAGAAAAAATCAGAAGAACTAGCCGAAGGAACCGAAGTCCTACGCCGAGAGATTTTTAATGGAGAATTCCATAGGACTTTAGAATTACCGTTTCGAGTCGATTCGGAACATGTCCTTGCAAAATTCACAAATGGAATTTTAAACATCCATCTTCCTCGTAGAGAAGAAGATAAACCTAAAAAAGTATCCATCACACTTGGGTAA
- a CDS encoding Hsp20/alpha crystallin family protein, with product MNTLTKENHGNVSETVEGKDQKLTTRVYSPNVDVLETEEAILFFIEMPGVDQSSVDISIEKDQLILEGKFVPVEESRGQVRLAEYKEGNYYRKFTIGKAIHSDKATGKMKNGILELTIPKMEPKKTKIEIQK from the coding sequence ATGAATACACTGACAAAAGAAAATCATGGAAACGTTTCAGAGACCGTCGAAGGGAAAGACCAAAAGTTAACTACTCGTGTTTATTCACCTAACGTTGATGTGTTGGAAACAGAAGAAGCCATTCTGTTCTTTATAGAAATGCCTGGAGTGGACCAATCCTCGGTGGACATTTCCATTGAAAAAGACCAATTGATTTTGGAAGGTAAATTTGTTCCAGTGGAAGAATCTCGTGGCCAAGTGCGACTTGCGGAATACAAGGAAGGAAACTACTACCGCAAGTTTACCATTGGCAAAGCAATTCATTCAGATAAGGCCACTGGCAAAATGAAAAATGGAATTTTAGAGTTAACCATTCCTAAAATGGAACCTAAAAAAACCAAAATCGAAATCCAAAAATAA
- the clpA gene encoding ATP-dependent Clp protease ATP-binding subunit ClpA: MNLSLDLEKTLELAGNEASKYHHEFITLEHLLYGLTYNEKTKDVLIHVGCDLDLLRKDLTEYFEEDLSTIAVPNLKIQPKYTVGVQFVIQFAAFHVQNSGKEEVDGNNVLVALFREEDSQAFYLLAKQEVNRLDVIKYISHGIKKESEPEELNFSEEIEPEEGETGSRKSALEKFCVNLTERARLGKLDPCIGREVEIERTIHILSRRRKNNPIFVGEAGVGKTSIVEGIAERVVKGLVPKSLLNLEIYSLDMGLVMAGTKFRGEFEERLKAILQEVVGKPERIIFVDEIHTIVGAGAVSGGSLDASNLMKPALANGELKCIGTTTYKEYKSIFEKDHALSRRFQKIEVTEPSREDAIEILKGLKPKYESFHGVTYSVKAIEACVDLSSLHLRDRFLPDKAIDLMDESGAFVKLRDEKKEKAKKQVGILEIESLVAKIAKIPEKTVKADDKKKLENLDSEIKSIVFGQDHAIEQVVDAIHYSRSGLSDEGKPIGSFLFVGPTGVGKTEVAKTLAEKMGVEFLRFDMSEYMEKHSVSRLIGSPPGYVGYDQGGQLTDAIAKNPHCVLLFDEIEKAHEDIYNILLQVMDHATLTDSTGKKADFRNVILILTTNTGAQESSKPLLGFDSDRYDDRSLKAIERTFTPEFRNRLTAVVEFGALSIPVVELVVKRMFRTLQAKANEKGIHLELSEKAVRHLAETGYDKTMGARPIQRILNAEIGKPLSKKILFQKDKGTRYLVDVIEKDGKAVLEIILLDT, encoded by the coding sequence ATGAACCTTTCCCTTGATTTAGAAAAAACCTTAGAGCTTGCGGGGAATGAAGCAAGTAAATACCATCACGAATTTATAACATTAGAGCATTTGTTATATGGTTTGACATACAATGAAAAAACAAAAGATGTTTTGATTCATGTCGGATGTGATTTGGATCTGCTCCGTAAGGATCTCACTGAATACTTTGAAGAAGACCTTTCTACCATTGCCGTTCCTAATTTAAAAATCCAACCAAAATACACTGTTGGAGTGCAGTTTGTCATACAGTTTGCAGCCTTCCATGTCCAAAATTCGGGAAAAGAAGAAGTGGATGGAAACAATGTACTTGTGGCCCTTTTTCGAGAAGAAGATAGCCAAGCCTTTTATCTATTGGCCAAACAAGAAGTCAACCGTCTGGATGTGATTAAATACATCTCGCATGGAATCAAAAAAGAATCGGAACCAGAAGAACTTAATTTTTCAGAAGAAATTGAACCAGAAGAAGGAGAGACAGGCTCCCGTAAATCCGCACTGGAAAAGTTTTGTGTCAATTTAACAGAAAGGGCCAGGTTAGGAAAATTAGATCCTTGTATTGGTCGGGAAGTGGAAATCGAAAGAACTATTCATATTTTATCTCGTCGTCGTAAAAATAATCCTATTTTTGTAGGGGAAGCGGGAGTGGGAAAAACTTCCATTGTGGAAGGGATTGCCGAACGAGTGGTAAAGGGTCTTGTTCCCAAAAGTTTACTCAATCTAGAAATATATTCACTTGATATGGGACTTGTGATGGCAGGAACCAAATTTCGTGGGGAATTTGAAGAACGTCTAAAAGCCATCTTACAAGAAGTAGTTGGTAAACCGGAACGAATCATCTTTGTGGATGAAATCCATACCATTGTGGGAGCCGGTGCAGTCTCCGGTGGAAGTTTGGATGCCTCCAATTTGATGAAACCTGCCCTTGCCAATGGAGAACTCAAATGCATTGGCACCACAACATACAAAGAATATAAATCTATTTTTGAAAAGGACCATGCACTCTCTCGTAGGTTTCAAAAGATTGAAGTGACTGAACCTTCCCGAGAAGATGCGATCGAAATCTTAAAAGGACTTAAACCTAAATATGAATCTTTTCACGGAGTGACATACAGTGTCAAAGCCATCGAAGCTTGTGTGGATTTATCCAGTTTACATCTTAGAGATCGTTTTTTACCAGACAAAGCCATTGATTTAATGGATGAATCTGGCGCCTTTGTAAAGTTACGTGATGAGAAAAAAGAAAAGGCAAAAAAACAAGTAGGGATTTTAGAAATTGAATCCCTTGTGGCCAAAATTGCCAAAATTCCAGAAAAAACTGTCAAAGCAGATGATAAAAAGAAATTAGAAAATCTAGATTCTGAAATCAAATCCATTGTCTTTGGACAGGATCATGCCATCGAACAAGTAGTAGATGCGATCCATTATTCTCGTTCTGGTCTCAGTGACGAAGGAAAACCAATTGGTAGTTTCCTTTTTGTTGGTCCGACTGGTGTTGGTAAAACAGAAGTGGCAAAAACTTTGGCAGAAAAAATGGGAGTGGAGTTTCTGCGTTTTGATATGAGTGAATATATGGAAAAACATTCCGTATCACGTTTGATTGGAAGTCCTCCGGGATATGTGGGTTATGACCAAGGTGGTCAACTGACAGATGCCATAGCTAAAAATCCACACTGCGTGTTGTTATTCGATGAGATCGAGAAGGCACATGAAGATATTTATAATATTTTGTTGCAGGTAATGGACCATGCTACACTCACCGATAGCACTGGTAAAAAAGCGGATTTTCGCAATGTAATTCTGATCTTAACCACAAATACGGGTGCTCAGGAAAGTTCCAAACCCCTTCTAGGTTTTGATTCTGACCGTTATGATGATCGTTCCTTAAAAGCCATAGAGCGGACATTCACTCCTGAGTTTCGAAACCGACTTACCGCCGTTGTCGAATTTGGAGCTCTTTCTATTCCGGTAGTGGAGCTCGTGGTCAAACGAATGTTTCGCACTTTGCAGGCCAAAGCAAATGAAAAGGGAATCCATTTGGAATTGTCAGAGAAAGCCGTGCGGCATTTGGCAGAAACAGGTTATGACAAAACAATGGGGGCAAGGCCTATCCAAAGGATTTTAAATGCAGAGATTGGAAAACCTCTCTCTAAAAAAATCCTTTTCCAAAAAGATAAGGGAACTCGTTATCTCGTAGATGTGATTGAAAAAGATGGGAAAGCCGTTCTTGAAATTATTCTTTTGGATACATAG